Proteins from one candidate division KSB1 bacterium genomic window:
- the galT gene encoding galactose-1-phosphate uridylyltransferase, whose product MPELRKDPITNRWVIISTERGKRPGDWLVGPKVRSGGFCPFCPGNEDKTPPEIVALRPNSSAPNTTGWSIRVVPNKFPALQIEGDLNPRGEGLYDLMNGVGAHEVIIETPNHLAELADLSLDHVQDILLTYRARILDLKNDTRFKYILVFKNRGTAAGASLEHSHSQLIATPIIPKRVQEELFGAHQHFELKERCIYCDILRQELHSGKRVVVARADYVAIEPFAPRFPFETWLLPTRHVSHFEATEPELYHGLAVTLQETLQRISSALDDPHYNFILHTFPLQEPASLEYHWHLEIIPKLTRVAGFEWGSGFYINPTPPEIAAQHLRDARL is encoded by the coding sequence ATGCCGGAGCTACGCAAGGACCCTATTACCAATCGTTGGGTGATCATTTCGACCGAACGGGGCAAGCGGCCTGGCGACTGGCTCGTCGGACCCAAGGTGCGCTCCGGCGGGTTCTGCCCGTTTTGCCCGGGCAACGAGGACAAAACCCCCCCCGAGATCGTCGCCCTCCGCCCCAACTCTTCTGCCCCCAACACCACCGGTTGGAGCATCCGTGTCGTGCCCAACAAATTTCCGGCACTGCAAATTGAAGGCGATCTCAATCCCCGTGGCGAGGGCTTGTATGATCTGATGAACGGTGTGGGGGCCCATGAAGTGATCATCGAGACCCCCAATCATCTGGCCGAGCTGGCGGATCTGTCCCTCGATCATGTCCAGGACATTTTGCTGACCTATCGCGCGCGCATTCTGGATTTGAAGAATGACACCCGCTTCAAATACATTCTGGTGTTCAAAAACCGCGGCACAGCCGCCGGCGCCTCACTGGAACATTCGCACTCGCAACTGATCGCCACCCCCATCATTCCCAAGCGTGTACAGGAGGAATTGTTCGGTGCCCACCAGCATTTCGAGTTGAAAGAGCGCTGCATCTACTGTGACATTCTCCGCCAGGAGCTGCATTCCGGCAAGCGCGTGGTGGTGGCGCGCGCCGACTATGTTGCAATCGAGCCTTTTGCCCCGCGCTTCCCCTTTGAAACCTGGCTGCTCCCCACCCGGCATGTCTCGCATTTCGAGGCCACCGAGCCGGAGCTCTACCACGGTTTGGCGGTGACCCTGCAGGAGACACTGCAGCGCATCAGCAGTGCCCTGGATGATCCGCATTACAATTTCATTCTGCATACTTTCCCGCTGCAGGAGCCGGCCTCGCTGGAATACCACTGGCACCTCGAGATTATCCCGAAACTCACCAGGGTTGCAGGGTTTGAATGGGGTTCGGGTTTTTACATCAACCCCACGCCCCCGGAAATCGCGGCCCAGCACCTGCGCGATGCTCGCCTCTGA
- a CDS encoding tetratricopeptide repeat protein yields the protein MRQRVLRRTISPAALVLLAASVLVLLTACGGGRKAAQTEGTSGEEVDIDRLLEGGEQGAPPATTEDENEVLRLLGIVPEAKKPEAAASKPDTTAPVAMVQPETSSEVSRLQRELQEKNQQISSLQAEVNEKERRLQALQAELEAAQKRSSGNSRAVTVSGNYAQRYAQARELYEQKLYHQAIQLFAELLAEDDKNSLADNAQYWIGECYYGLGNYVQAVAEFQKLLAFSRSDKLDDAHLKLGLCYLRLGDRARARSELEQLLAIYPNSEYVAKARRYLSQM from the coding sequence ATGAGGCAAAGAGTTTTGCGTCGGACAATTTCACCGGCTGCTCTCGTGCTGCTGGCAGCGTCGGTTTTGGTGTTGCTCACCGCTTGTGGCGGCGGTCGAAAAGCCGCCCAAACCGAAGGCACTTCCGGCGAAGAGGTGGATATCGATCGCCTGCTGGAAGGCGGGGAGCAAGGTGCGCCGCCTGCCACCACCGAGGACGAGAACGAAGTGTTGCGGTTGTTGGGCATCGTCCCGGAAGCCAAAAAGCCGGAAGCCGCCGCCAGTAAACCCGACACCACGGCGCCGGTGGCGATGGTGCAGCCGGAGACCAGCAGCGAGGTGTCGCGCCTGCAGCGCGAATTGCAGGAGAAGAACCAGCAAATTTCCTCGCTGCAAGCGGAGGTGAACGAGAAGGAACGCCGTCTGCAGGCCCTGCAAGCCGAACTGGAGGCGGCGCAAAAACGCAGCAGCGGCAACAGCCGGGCGGTCACCGTCAGCGGCAACTATGCCCAGCGTTATGCCCAGGCCCGCGAGCTGTACGAACAAAAACTATATCACCAGGCCATCCAGCTCTTTGCCGAGCTGCTGGCGGAAGACGACAAGAACAGCCTGGCGGACAATGCCCAATACTGGATCGGCGAATGCTATTACGGGCTGGGCAATTACGTACAGGCTGTCGCGGAATTTCAAAAGCTGCTCGCCTTCTCACGCTCGGACAAGCTGGATGATGCTCACTTGAAGCTGGGGCTGTGCTATTTGCGGCTGGGGGACCGTGCCCGCGCACGCAGTGAGCTGGAGCAACTGCTCGCCATCTACCCCAACAGCGAATACGTTGCCAAAGCCAGGCGTTATCTCAGCCAGATGTAG